TGCCGAAGGCGGAATCCATTTTTTTGGAAACACCCAGGTAGGGGCAAAGCCCTAAAAAGCGGGAGAGGACGAAGTTTTGGATGAAGATGGCGCTCACTGCCATCACGAAAAGTTGTCCCAGGAAATTCATTGAAATCTCTCCTTCAGCAGGTTGATGGCTGCCATCAATAGACCCAGGGTGATGAAGGCTCCCGGCGCCAAAACTGCGATTAGCATTGGGTCATAGGTTTTTGGCATCACGCGCATTCCAGCCCAGGTGCCGTTGCCCAAAATTTCACGGAAAGTGGAAACAACCACCAACGCCAGGGTGAAGCCAAGCCCCATGCCGATGCCGTCGGCAAGGGAATTCAAAACGTTGTTTTTGTTCGCGAAAGCCTCGGCGCGTCCCAAAATGATGCAATTCACCACGATGAGCGGGATGAACAGCCCCAGGGATTTGTGCAATTCCGGCAAATAGGCCGCCATCACCATGTCCACAACGCTCACAAAGGCTGCAATCACAACCACATAGACGGGGATGCGGATTTTATCCGGGGTGAT
This portion of the Candidatus Cloacimonadota bacterium genome encodes:
- a CDS encoding electron transport complex subunit E translates to MSFIKELTKGLIKENPIFVIVLGMCPTLATSTSVNNAIGMGMAATFVLVCSNVMISLIKNITPDKIRIPVYVVVIAAFVSVVDMVMAAYLPELHKSLGLFIPLIVVNCIILGRAEAFANKNNVLNSLADGIGMGLGFTLALVVVSTFREILGNGTWAGMRVMPKTYDPMLIAVLAPGAFITLGLLMAAINLLKERFQ